Below is a window of Narcine bancroftii isolate sNarBan1 chromosome 13, sNarBan1.hap1, whole genome shotgun sequence DNA.
GTTGGGACCTACTCACTTATTAATGACTGGTGCAATCTCCGAACACAAATACAATTAGGTGTTGACAGGAGTTGAAATGTAAACGGGGTTTTCAACCTTGAACTCACAGGTTGGTTTCAATTCCTTCCGCAGACTGACAGAGGATTCTCAAACAAGACCACTACAAGCTCATCGAACAAAGGTGTCCGTTTATCGGCAGCTGACAAGGTAGGGGCCCCCCTTGTATCTCTTCTTGTGTTGTGGGTGACACCGCATCGAACTCCTCAATGGGGTGATGGGGAGTTCCTGCTGTGAACCGTGTGGTCATGCCCTGAAAGTGCAGTTTTGAGTGTCTGACCCTCAGACAGAGAGAGGATGTGGTGACGTGTGCTTGAGCAGATGATGGAGGAGATGGTAGTCAAAGAGATCGTGGGGCTTGTAGCTGTGGGAttggagtcagaatcagaattaattgtcatggAATCTAtcgttttatggcagcatcacagtataaatattgctttaaattacatttaaaaataaataaattagtgcaaaaaaaaagagaaagtgaggcagtgtctttggttcattgtccattctggaatctgatggcagaggggaagaagctgtccttgtgccgctgggtgcttgtcttcaggctcctgtacctccttcccgatggtaacagTGAAAATACGCCATGAcctgggtgttgggggtccttgaggatagaggctgctttcttaaaacactgtCTCTTGCCAATGCCCTCGATGCAGTGAAatctgatgcccgtgatggcgctggcagatttcacaactctctgtggcctTTCCTGccttgtgcattggcatctccataccagacagtggtgcaaccagtcggaatgttctccacggtacacctgggaCAATTTGCAACAGTCTTcggtaccaaacctcctcaaactctttGAGAAATAtaaccgctggtgagccttcttcgtgattgcatcaacatggagaccccaggacaggtccttggagatgttgatgcccaggaatttgaatttcttgacacaTCACTCAGTAACCCCAATCTTACTGCAATGTTGCTGAATGTAAAGGCACAAAATTTGGATGCAAGATGCTAAGTCTTTACAAAGCTTTGTGTTGGAGATTGCGTGGAGATTTGTGTTCCATTCTGGGTACGAGACAAAGGAatgaagtggggggaggggacaaCAATGAGTCCAAGGGATGGAACAGTGGGGATCTCTTCACGTGGTGCCAGGTGTGGGAGGTGGGGACTCGGTCAGGGTAGGTTCAGGAATTGTTTCCCAGCCCCACGCGCCAGtatcccgggtttgaatctgctgtaaggagtttgtatgctctcctcatgacctgtgtggatttcctccagctgTTCCATTTcgagtttatcatcatctgactgtacatatgcaGTCCGATGAAACAGCtatgcacacacacaatacacagcacatggtCACAAGTATTCGTAAAGATATATCATATTTTGGGACGATTTACTTCCttacaggacactgttcatcaatcctGAGATGAGCCTGTGTTGTCAGAGAGGAGGCGAAGGGTTGAACTGGGAACCCGAGACACGATATGAtacttttattgtcatttaagaccAATAAAGGCATCGTATTATATCGTATCGATGATAGTTTCTTGTAGGAACTGTTGGGCGGCAAGGTTAACAATGCGGTTTGAAttttctgctgtctgtaaggaatctatacattctcctcgtgactacttgggtttcctccaaaGGCATACAGGATTGGCAGGGTGAGTATGTTTGGGTGGTGTGGCTcgtgctggaagggcctgttaccgtgttgtatctcTAGTTATAACAGGTAGCTGAAAGCATGATGTGGTACAGGGTGCAGTGAAGTGGAATTCACTGTCGATGTGTTGTTCTGCTGGCTGGTTCCTCTCCTGGcttcaccctcacctaccccaatataaaaccatggttttcctgccttacctcagactattgtgtcgaccggccattgattgtaagctattaaaagtgagttgtactcctcaattgtctctgagtgcattcagttgCATTACGCAGGGTGAAAGCGATCGGCAGCAGGAACATTTGGTTACAGTCTGACTGCTGtgcacaattttcttatttactaTTTTAGACCATCTGAAATCACTCACCTTGTTCGCTCTCTTATTTTTTTGGGCTACGTTTTCAGTTTATCTCTCCCTGCACTCAATCCCCCAAGACTCTATCCCAGATCCCCTCCCCAGCACCATCTCGAGATCTCATGGGACATTGGGTCATGGGAGATGGTGGGAAGGTGTTTCCGTTGCAGGGcacgaaaatgctggagaaactcagcaggtcatgcagcgtccagaggaagcaaaaggcagttgacgTTTTGGGACTGGGCCTTTGAAtaaaaagaaggggaaggggggaggagcacaggccaacaggtaagaggtgacaggtgggagaggggagaaagaaTCTGATTGAGGGAGGTGGCAGAGAGCAAAGAGGGGCTGCCCTCTGGTGTCAAGTTCAACTTGGTGTCAAGTTGACCGGAAAGAATAGAAACGAGGGTCGCCATCTCAGGatggaagggggaagaaaaagttCTACTACATCCCACTCTGTTCTCAATGGGCTGCCTACATCCAAGTTGAAGACTGATCAAAACCTTTGGACACTTCAGGGATAGGATAGAAATGATGGTACGGAAGTTCACAGATCTTGGTGGAAAACAGTTCACTAGAGGCTAGTCGCCAACTCCATTCCCAATCTTATAACCCTTATGCTCCCTGCCAGTGAACCAGGGCCGGATTAAGACCAACTGGTACCCTAAGCATAGCCCAACAATGGCTCCTCCTCAACCCTTCCATTGTCTCACTGACagacattaagactcaataaATGAATGTGAAATAGATTAAAAATTTTGTTTTCTTCCGGGTCAGACACCACAACTACATTAAATATAACCTGTATGTACAGCTGCACCCTGGTAAATCGGGCACTGGGAAAAACTCTGTGCTGCCCCTTTCCTCGGTTCCCTAAGCACCTGCTTATTTTGCTTCATTGCGAGTCCAGGCCTGGTGTTAACAAACATTCAGCACATTGTTAAAACAAAATGAGAGACTCGGAGGAATTTAACAATTTATTATTAATATGGGTCTGCTAAAATGCTTTCAaaaacccttccctccctttaAATCTCCCTCAGCTTCAGGAAGCAGATTATCTCATGGACCTTTGTGTTGAGAACTCCACCATGGACCCCTCTTCTGCCCATTGCAAACACCATGGTCTTGATGGATTTGCCAACACAGATGCTCTTGCTCTGCCTGCCTTTCATCCTCACGTCCATCACTTCGTCGTCGTGGACCAGGAGGTTGTCCCTGATGATGGAGCATTTCTTCCCTCCGACAGTGATGCCCGTCTGCAAGAACGTCCTGCGGTCCTGCCCCATCAGTGCACTGACCTCCTGCGGGGAGATAGCAGCAAATATGCCTTCAGGTTTGGAAGCCCAGACAGCTTGGCTGTTGGCTTGAGCCACAATGGCGACATCTTCCACATTCTTGTCCTTCAGGATATTATTGATATAATTCCTCCATCCTGCCATCTGCTCCTCGATTGAAGATTGGACACAAGAACAAACTGGCCTCAGGCTGTCTCACCAACTAATGGGAGTAGATTTAACAGGCACCGTCATGTCTTTGTGAGATCAGAGTGATGTCACCCTGTTGTCATGGAAGGTTCTGACATGGTTTCATCTCATATCATTTGTCACATTTGAAACAGCTGGAGATTTATTTGTTAAGTGTCCTGTTTACAGGTGGAATCTCCCTTCCCACTTTCTGCCCCATCCCTCTTCACCCAAACCCCCTGAATCTTAGATTCCAGGCCCTTGTTTTTCAACTTGCTGCAAAAATACTTACACTCTC
It encodes the following:
- the LOC138747902 gene encoding profilin-3-like yields the protein MAGWRNYINNILKDKNVEDVAIVAQANSQAVWASKPEGIFAAISPQEVSALMGQDRRTFLQTGITVGGKKCSIIRDNLLVHDDEVMDVRMKGRQSKSICVGKSIKTMVFAMGRRGVHGGVLNTKVHEIICFLKLREI